One window of the Nicotiana tabacum cultivar K326 chromosome 4, ASM71507v2, whole genome shotgun sequence genome contains the following:
- the LOC142179973 gene encoding uncharacterized protein LOC142179973: MVYAYNDMALRRNLWKEIKEIYNHTRGPWDVMTDFSSVLYKEDRVGCPVTMAETRDFRQCYDTCCFQELRSTGAYYTWNNKQSLEDRVHSRIDRVLINMDWLSQLPVSMVHYMTEGLFDHSPAMINWENGN; the protein is encoded by the coding sequence ATGGTATATGCGTACAATGATATGGCACTTAGAAGGAACTTATGGAAGGAGATAAAGGAGATCTACAACCATACTCGAGGTCCATGGGATGTGATGACTGATTTCAGTAGTGTTCTGTATAAGGAAGATAGGGTAGGTTGCCCAGTGACAATGGCTGAAACAAGAGATTTCAGGCAGTGTTATGATACATGCTGCTTCCAAGAGTTGAGATCAACAGGTGCCTATTACACCTGGAACAACAAACAAAGTTTAGAAGACAGAGTACATAGCAGAATCGACAGAGTATTGATAaacatggactggttatcacagCTGCCAGTTTCTATGGTCCACTATATGACTGAGGGCTTATTTGATCATAGCCCAGCTATGATAAATTGGGAAAATGGAAATTAG